The following nucleotide sequence is from Zea mays cultivar B73 chromosome 1, Zm-B73-REFERENCE-NAM-5.0, whole genome shotgun sequence.
TTTTCTTGCTGCCGAACAGCTCCATTTGTGATTTCAGACTTCAGGCTATCGATTATGAATTTTGCTTTTCCATTTCTGATACATCATACAATTGTGTAATGCAGGCCCTGATGGCTTGTTTGAGACGAAGGACCACCACTGAGCCCTGATTAGCACACATTCAGGAGCTGGTGCATGCTTAAAAGAGTTATATGGTTGTTTCAGTGATTTTCCTTTTCCCTTGAGACCTATTTGCTGCAACAAGAAATAAGAATGACCAAACTCTTGTATTGACAGTGAGGTTTTAACTGTGTTAGCTGTTACCGTCTTGTCTTCTTTTCTTTGCCGTCCACGTCAAATATGGTCACCTGTAAGTTGATCTTGCCCGGTGTCAGGAAACGGCATCACAATTATCAAAAGCTGTTATCATATTCTGATGGCTTAAGATTGCACCCTGTGCTCGTGATGATTTCCCGTATCAACTATCATTCTATCAAGGCAGAACGTAATGGTTTGTTTTGTTTATTTTCCAGTAAACATGTAGGTTGGACAAGGTAATATTTTAATGTTCTCTATTGCTAGTGTTTGTGAATCCCAGCTTTCGGTTTCTAGCTGTGTAGCAACGGATCAGAAATTGTGATCAACTGTAGTTTCAGGGAAAGAGAGACCTCATCGTTCATCTGCAAACTCTCTATTGCTGCACTAGGAAAACAATGCTTCGGGCAGTAGCATCCCCCATTTTGGTGATAGGATCATAGGACATCTGACCCCCAAAAATAAAAACACGAGTCAAAATGCCCTGTGTACAAGGTAGTGATAAATCAATATGCATGGAGAACTAGAGTTCTCCCTGCCCCGGGTAACATCGTGCATTCTCAGCTCGAGATGCGTTCTTTTTTATCAGAAGGTTCCTGCCTTCTGGGTCTTGTTAGCAGGCTTCTCTGCTCCAGGTGCCCCTGCAGCGAAACTGTTGGCAAGCAACTCACCAGCTGATCCTGTGCCACGCAACAACGCCGTACCGACGACAGATGAATCGTTTTTGGCAGAAGCAGTCAGAGTCAGGGCAGCGCCATCTGCAGCACCGCCAGTCGCTTCGGACAGTAGAACGGCAGCACCATCCAGCACAGTGCCGGTGCCGTTCACTGTAGCAACACCGCttatgttcagtccattctgatgagTTCCTCCATGCACGGCCTTCGGATCGTCGTCGcgtctagagatggcaatgggtacccgaaacccgatgggtttttaccccattagggtacgggtttgagtcaattttcatacccatgggtttgttaatgggcataaatctatacccggcgggtttatgggtacgggtttgttcctatagtacccaaacccgtgaacccgtgggttttttaaacccgaccaaacctagtgcatattgtcattttattttataaacgaccaacaaacttgttattccttatttacttcataattTTTATCAATTGGTGAATGCATCAAtagtcggtgagagtgttgcttgcttgctattataatttttactagcgttatatatgtggtggatggataacttagtgcaaggtcacttaattatacaacttattatttgtatttcattctctctactaataatttttataccaaatcatgaactcgttgttcattacatagattttggatcatgatctcattaatcattacgatacttattgattatgagaagaacaagtatattggagatgaaacccgcgggtaacccatgggtacccgctaacccgacgggtacgggtttgggcaaaatctcaaacccgttatgggtacgggttttttaacgGGCAtggatatttttcacgggtacgggtttgggacggcaaaacccagcgggtttgtacccgttgccatctctacacGCAACACGTTCTCCTTTCGAGCTCTAGGCTTCCAGCTTTTGGAGATCCGGTGACTTGCTTGTTTCGATCCGCTGCGCTCATGGTCATCGATCCGGTGGCTGACGGTTCAGACATCGGTAGCTCtctgcctctctctctctctctccctccgtcTCATGTGTTTACTCTGACTGCCTGGGCTTCATGCCTTCATCACAGTAGCAGTATTATATAGCCACTCGCTCCGTTCCAAATCATCGAAGACTCAAAGCAAAGCATGCCAAATCTAATTGAATCAAATTTATAACGGAGGAAGTAGCTCCGTACGTGCCTTCTCTGGTCGGCATGCATTCATGGTGTCTTGCTGGTCTTCGTCCTCTCCCAAACCGAGACAGGGCGCACAGAGTCAGTAAAGGCCTGGAGCATCAACTCGTGAAGCAGGCGGTTGGTTCCACTCCAGTTTCTCTCGGTCGCAgtgactttgccaggaagccaagcTTTCCAGCGCTTCTTCCTTCCTCTTCGGTAACTTTTCTCCAAGAACATAGCCATAAGCGCCGTGTCTTTGTTACTCCTGTATTACGCTGGGCAGCATTGAGCATGCAACAGTTTCTTTGGAGTGAAGTGCATATACAGTTCACCGTCAGGTCACTTGCTGCTCTTATTTTTTTTTCCCCTTCGCATGGTACTTGATGAAGCCAGGGAGGAGTACAGAGCCAGCACCTGAAGTGATCCTCATCCACCGAACGaaaggaaacgagccgagcccacCATGCTGAGGCAACTGTCAAGCAGGAGCCATAGAAGCAAGAAGCTCCGGGCAAGCCACGGTTTCCAGGCCTTCCTGCTGGTCGCCGTCGCCGTCTGGATCGTGTACCAGCTCACGCATCCGTTCGGCGAGCGACGGCGGCACGTGGCCGTGGAGGAGACCAGCGGCAGCAGCAACgacgacgacgccgagccggcgcGGCGCCGGCTGGGCAGGATGCGCTTCGTCCGCTTCCCGGGCCACGCGTCCGTCGATGACAATGACATTGCTGCTGGGGCCAGGAGCTGGAGCGGCGGCTCGTCGGATGATGATTTGAGCGGCAAGGCTGGCGACGCCGAAGGCGGCGATGAGGGACCGGAGGCCGATGGAGATGACGCGGACGATGGACTTGCCGTTGCCGCTGATGAAGAGGATGATGGCATGGATTTCCAGTCACGAGACGGCAGACGCGACTAGaaatggcaacgggtacaaacccgctgggttttgccgtcccaaacccgtacccgtgaaaaatatccaTGCCcgttaaaaaacccgtacccatgacgggtttgagattttgcccaaacccgtacccgtcgggttagcgggtacccatgggttacccgcgggtttcatctccaatatacttgttcttctcataatcaataagtatcgtaatgattaatgagatcatgatccaaaatctatgtaatgaacaacgagttcatgatttggtataaaaattattagtagagagaatgaaatacaaataataagttgtataattaagtgaccttgcactaagttatccatccaccacatatataacgctagtaaaaattataatagcaagcaagcaacactctcaccgactaTTGATGCATTCACCAATTGATAAAaattatgaagtaaataaggaataacaagtttgttggtcgtttataaaataaaatgacaatatgcactaggtttggtcgggtttaaaaaacccacgggttcacgggtttgggtactataggaacaaacccgtacccataaacccgccgggtatagatttatgcccattaacaaacccatgggtatgaaaattgactcaaacccgtaccctaatggggtaaaaacccatcgggtttcgggtttcgggtacccattaccATCTCTAGTTGCGTGCCGGTCAAACCGCCAAGGCTAGCGGGTCAGGCTCTGCACCGGCGTCATGTGCTCGGCCGAGGAGGGATCGAGAAACGAGAGAGGGGCCATTTATTTTGTGCGTCCGATGCGCAGTGCATTCGCGTGTCAGGTGCGGAGGTGCCACCACTTTCAGCCGCGTGAGTGCAAAATCATCATGTCGGTGGCGCATGGCAGCTTGGATGAAGTTTCAAAAGGTCGACCATGGTCTATGTGCAGAGGAATTACACAGTTTTGCCCTTACGCAGTGCACTTAAAACTCTATCTCGTCCTCTATTTTGAATATCCATATTAGACATGTATTTACTCTAGGTTTTTATACATACTTATTTGTTGTACCCTTAAATCTCCTATTCATATTTTAGTTTTACTTAAATCTACTATTTAAAATATAAAAAGTAGATACAGGAGATAAGAGAGGCTCAGTATGTAGAGAGGATTGAGATGCATCTTCTATATTTAGAGAACAATTTTTAGGGCACTGTTAAAACCTACGGAGGAAGGAATTTTCTCCACACACAGGGAAACGAACAGTTTAGAGACCGATGTTCGAGTCGGGTAGTTCCTTAACCGCCACTGCCCTACACTCAATCATGTCATGGCTATCTAACTTGTGCACATGGAAATACTTATCGGTTCCAAGGGCGTTGAGTGTCCTACTTCTTGTCCTGAGGCGTAGGTTCACTCTTGCTTTCTATGGTGACACAGACAGGGGCGAAGCCAGGATCCGAAGATAGGGGGGCAGACTTAGCCTCCAAGCGACCAAACCAGCAAGGATACATTATTAAAATGGCAAAGAAACCAACCACAATACATATATTGATATATAATGTTCATTACAAAAACAGTATAATAAAACAGCATCTATTTTGTCAaacaaaataaaattacatctcAGTTATTTTGAATTTAGCTCTACGTGTATTAGCTAGATCATAGGCCTTGATAATATCATCGGAACTAATCATTGccgctaattccctttcaatataaacGACCAGATAATCCCGTAAATAGGCATCTCCCATTTTGCTTCGAAGACGTGTCTTCACAAATTTCATAGCTGAAAAGGCTCTCTCTGTGGTCGCAGTTGACACAGGGAGAGTTAAAAGTAATCTCAATAATTTATCTACCATCGGATAAGAAGAATCTTTACCCAGCTTAACTAATCCACTTGTTAAATCAGCCAAAGATGATAAACCCTTTAGTTCTGGATGGTTGCAAACATCAAGTTGAAAATGTGGCAATTGGCACTCTAATtgcattctttcttgatttgagAAATCAGCAGGATAATACTTTTCCACTAGAGAGCATACCTTTTCCATGTCAAAAGAGCCAAGTATTGGATTCAAGAAAGCACAAAGTGATAAAAGGTCTGTCGCTTGGCCACCAAATCGATCTTCTATCTCATTCAGTTGTTGATCAATTGCAACATTAAACACATCAAATTTATAATGATGAAAAACGGTGGTGTTATCATTCTTATTTCGAGATTTGGTCACATCAAGAAACCTACAAATGTGATAAAATACAAATAAGATCAATTCATATGAT
It contains:
- the LOC100276571 gene encoding uncharacterized protein; amino-acid sequence: MLRQLSSRSHRSKKLRASHGFQAFLLVAVAVWIVYQLTHPFGERRRHVAVEETSGSSNDDDAEPARRRLGRMRFVRFPGHASVDDNDIAAGARSWSGGSSDDDLSGKAGDAEGGDEGPEADGDDADDGLAVAADEEDDGMDFQSRDGRRD